From the genome of Candidatus Eisenbacteria bacterium, one region includes:
- the ccmA gene encoding heme ABC exporter ATP-binding protein CcmA, with protein MNGAPVLEVLGLGRRFGAVRAPERVDLELGAGETALLLGANGTGKTTLLRMIAGLLPPSEGEVRVGGLSPRRDGAEARRRIGFLSHAPGLYPELTAAENLRFFARLYGAREHGARVAGLLEESGLAGWEEEPVRSFSRGMIQRLALARVFLHDPDLLLLDEPFTGLDRRGTEALADRLARRAAAGGTALLATHRIDAAARLGDRAVILRKRRPARIVDLSGAGEEGRVSALRSALEEDA; from the coding sequence ATGAACGGCGCGCCGGTGCTGGAGGTGCTCGGTCTCGGCCGCCGTTTCGGCGCGGTTCGTGCGCCGGAGCGAGTCGACCTGGAGTTGGGGGCGGGGGAGACGGCGCTTCTCCTCGGCGCGAACGGGACGGGAAAGACCACGCTTCTCCGAATGATCGCCGGTCTTCTCCCGCCGAGCGAGGGGGAGGTGCGCGTCGGCGGATTGTCCCCCCGCCGAGACGGGGCGGAGGCGCGGCGGCGGATCGGTTTCCTCTCCCACGCCCCGGGTCTTTATCCGGAGCTGACCGCCGCCGAGAACCTGCGTTTCTTCGCCCGCCTTTACGGCGCGCGGGAGCACGGCGCGCGGGTCGCCGGACTCCTCGAGGAGTCGGGGCTCGCCGGTTGGGAGGAAGAGCCCGTGCGTTCCTTTTCACGGGGAATGATCCAGCGGCTCGCCCTCGCCCGCGTTTTTCTTCACGACCCGGATCTGCTCCTTCTGGACGAGCCTTTCACCGGGCTGGATCGACGGGGGACGGAGGCGCTCGCGGACCGTCTCGCGCGGCGCGCCGCGGCGGGAGGGACGGCGCTGCTCGCCACACATAGAATCGACGCGGCGGCCCGTCTCGGCGACAGGGCGGTGATTCTGCGCAAGAGGCGTCCCGCCCGCATCGTCGATCTCTCCGGCGCCGGGGAGGAAGGGCGCGTCTCGGCGCTCCGGTCCGCCCTGGAAGAGGATGCGTGA
- a CDS encoding heme exporter protein CcmB, producing the protein MGAAAQAAAILRKDLLVEFRNRQALGTMILFALLVVLVLAFAFEPTAEESRRIGPGILWIAFAFAGTIGLEHTSSSERTLGGMEALLASPLDRGTLYLAKLLANTIFLFLAECAVLPFFVVFFDVNLLPFLWKLLALALAGTVGFCAAGTLLSAVTAGTRLRGVLLPVLLFPVVVPVLVAAVEGTAALFDGRSAAGSFRILIAFDAIFTAAAALLFGAALEEGG; encoded by the coding sequence ATGGGCGCGGCGGCTCAGGCGGCGGCGATCCTCCGCAAGGATCTCCTCGTGGAGTTCAGGAACCGGCAGGCGCTCGGCACGATGATCCTTTTCGCGCTCCTCGTGGTGCTGGTCCTCGCCTTCGCCTTCGAGCCGACCGCCGAGGAGAGCCGCCGGATCGGTCCCGGCATTCTCTGGATCGCCTTCGCCTTCGCGGGGACGATCGGCCTGGAGCACACGTCCTCGTCGGAGAGAACCCTCGGCGGGATGGAGGCGCTCCTCGCCTCTCCCCTCGATCGCGGGACGCTCTATCTCGCCAAGCTGCTCGCGAACACGATCTTTCTCTTCCTCGCCGAGTGCGCCGTGCTCCCCTTCTTCGTCGTCTTTTTTGATGTGAACCTATTACCCTTTTTGTGGAAATTGCTCGCCCTCGCCCTCGCCGGCACGGTCGGGTTCTGCGCCGCCGGCACGCTTCTCTCGGCGGTTACGGCGGGTACCCGTCTCCGGGGGGTGCTCCTGCCGGTGCTTCTCTTCCCGGTGGTCGTGCCGGTGTTGGTCGCGGCGGTGGAGGGGACCGCGGCCCTTTTCGACGGGCGTTCGGCGGCGGGCTCCTTCCGGATCCTGATCGCCTTCGACGCGATCTTCACGGCCGCCGCGGCGCTCCTCTTCGGCGCGGCGTTGGAGGAAGGCGGATGA
- the ccsA gene encoding cytochrome c biogenesis protein CcsA, whose translation MSGRSDRRVGILLGAAVLFLAAALALVFGWAPEERTMGPIQKIFYIHVPSAWVAFLAFFVVFAASIAYLAARRERYDRIAASSAEVGLLFCTLVLITGPIWAKPVWGVWWTWDPRLTSTLVLWFLYLGYFALRSYLPPGSRRSALSAVLGVIGFLDVPVIYFSIRWWRNQHPSPVLAGGEGSGLDPRMRLAFFFSLAAFTVLYAALLAARLGLAERRARAERLLDEWRERT comes from the coding sequence ATGAGCGGACGCTCCGATCGCCGAGTGGGGATTCTCCTCGGGGCGGCGGTGCTCTTCCTCGCGGCCGCCCTGGCGCTCGTCTTCGGTTGGGCGCCGGAGGAGAGGACCATGGGTCCGATCCAGAAGATCTTCTACATCCACGTCCCGAGCGCCTGGGTGGCGTTTCTCGCCTTCTTCGTCGTTTTCGCGGCCTCCATCGCCTACCTGGCGGCGCGGCGGGAGCGCTACGACCGGATCGCCGCATCCTCCGCCGAGGTGGGCCTTCTCTTCTGCACCCTCGTACTGATCACAGGGCCGATCTGGGCCAAGCCGGTTTGGGGAGTCTGGTGGACCTGGGACCCGCGGCTCACGTCGACACTGGTCCTCTGGTTCCTTTACCTCGGATATTTCGCGCTCCGCTCCTATCTGCCGCCGGGGTCGAGGCGATCCGCGCTGTCGGCGGTGCTCGGCGTGATCGGTTTCCTCGACGTGCCGGTGATCTACTTCTCCATTCGTTGGTGGCGGAACCAGCACCCTTCGCCGGTGCTCGCCGGCGGGGAGGGATCGGGGCTCGATCCGCGCATGCGCCTCGCCTTCTTCTTCTCCCTCGCCGCCTTCACCGTTCTCTACGCCGCCCTCCTCGCGGCGCGTTTGGGGCTCGCGGAGAGGCGCGCGCGCGCGGAGCGTCTTCTCGATGAGTGGAGGGAGAGGACATGA
- a CDS encoding deoxyribonuclease IV: MNLGAHMSIAGGVELALERGLSIGCRAVQLFTKNNNRWSGPPIAPEEAERFRVLAREFPPGFLVSHTAYLINLGSPKEEVLEKSLAAMRDELERAETLGLAGVVLHPGSHLGEGEEWGLKRIAASLDLVHGETAGFRTLTLLENTAGQGSNLGYRFEQLAAIMGRVRRPERIGVCFDTCHAFAAGYPIRERKGYLQTFRDFDRIVGLDRLRAIHLNDSVGPLGGRKDRHAPIGEGEIGREGFAHFVNERRFRKIPMILETPKSEDLHEDVENLRVLRSLRKKK; encoded by the coding sequence ATGAACCTCGGCGCGCACATGTCGATCGCCGGCGGGGTGGAACTCGCGCTGGAGAGGGGATTGTCGATCGGCTGCCGCGCGGTGCAGCTCTTCACCAAGAACAACAACCGGTGGAGCGGCCCGCCGATCGCGCCGGAGGAGGCGGAGCGTTTCCGCGTCCTCGCCCGCGAATTCCCCCCCGGATTCCTCGTTTCCCACACCGCCTATCTGATCAACCTCGGCTCGCCGAAAGAGGAAGTCCTCGAGAAATCCCTCGCGGCGATGCGGGACGAGCTGGAAAGGGCGGAGACGCTCGGCCTCGCCGGCGTGGTGCTCCATCCGGGGAGCCATCTGGGCGAGGGGGAGGAGTGGGGTTTGAAACGAATCGCCGCGTCCCTCGACCTCGTGCACGGGGAGACCGCCGGTTTCCGGACCCTGACGCTCCTGGAGAACACCGCCGGCCAGGGGAGCAACCTCGGATACCGCTTCGAGCAGCTCGCCGCGATTATGGGGCGGGTTCGCCGGCCGGAGAGGATCGGCGTCTGCTTCGACACCTGCCACGCCTTCGCCGCCGGCTATCCGATCCGTGAAAGGAAAGGTTACCTGCAAACCTTTCGCGACTTCGACCGAATCGTCGGTCTCGACCGTTTGCGTGCGATTCACCTCAACGATTCCGTCGGGCCCCTCGGCGGGCGGAAGGACCGGCACGCTCCGATCGGCGAGGGGGAGATCGGCCGGGAGGGATTCGCCCATTTCGTGAACGAGCGCCGCTTCCGCAAGATACCGATGATCCTGGAGACCCCCAAATCGGAAGACCTCCACGAGGACGTCGAGAACCTGCGTGTGCTCCGCTCTCTCCGGAAGAAGAAGTAG
- the queF gene encoding NADPH-dependent 7-cyano-7-deazaguanine reductase QueF, with amino-acid sequence MPTEPTRELETFENPNPERDYRIHFDCPEFTCLCPMTGQPDFAHVEIDYTPDRLCVELKSLKLYLWSFRNEGAFHEAVTNRILDDLVAAIRPRWMRVEGHFFVRGGISTDVTAEHGEEP; translated from the coding sequence ATGCCGACCGAACCGACCCGCGAACTGGAGACATTCGAGAACCCGAACCCGGAGAGGGATTACCGGATTCATTTCGACTGCCCCGAATTCACCTGCCTCTGCCCGATGACGGGGCAGCCGGACTTCGCCCACGTCGAGATCGACTACACGCCGGACCGTCTCTGCGTGGAGCTGAAATCGCTGAAGCTCTACCTGTGGTCCTTCCGGAACGAGGGGGCGTTCCACGAGGCGGTGACCAACCGGATTCTGGACGACCTGGTCGCGGCGATCCGGCCCCGCTGGATGCGCGTGGAGGGACACTTCTTCGTGCGGGGGGGAATCTCCACCGACGTGACCGCCGAACACGGCGAGGAACCGTAG
- a CDS encoding MBL fold metallo-hydrolase — translation MIFEQLRVGGDRNFAYLVGDRKGGRAIAVDPSFDPEMVLGRAAAHDLTVEAIACTHSHYDHTNGNDAVRAATGAEVWLFGTGAGPGERGLVDGETILVGELRIRVIHTPGHTPDAVCYLVGGKLLTGDTLFVGKVGGTGFGEDAREQYDGLHEKLLVLPDETEVWPGHDYGVRPSSTIGEERRSNPFLLQTDFESFLHLKKNWAEYKRDHGIA, via the coding sequence ATGATCTTCGAGCAGCTGCGCGTCGGCGGCGACCGGAACTTCGCCTATCTCGTCGGCGACCGGAAAGGGGGGCGCGCGATCGCGGTCGATCCTTCCTTCGATCCGGAGATGGTGCTCGGGCGCGCCGCCGCGCACGATCTGACGGTGGAAGCGATCGCCTGCACCCACTCCCACTACGACCACACCAACGGGAACGACGCGGTCCGCGCCGCCACGGGGGCGGAGGTGTGGCTCTTCGGTACGGGCGCCGGGCCGGGCGAGAGGGGACTCGTGGACGGGGAGACGATCCTCGTCGGCGAACTCCGGATCCGCGTGATCCACACGCCGGGACACACGCCGGACGCGGTCTGCTACCTCGTCGGCGGGAAGCTCCTCACCGGCGACACCCTCTTCGTCGGCAAGGTCGGGGGGACCGGCTTCGGCGAGGACGCCCGCGAGCAGTACGACGGTTTACACGAGAAGCTGCTGGTCCTCCCCGACGAGACCGAGGTGTGGCCGGGGCACGACTACGGCGTCCGCCCCTCCTCCACCATCGGCGAGGAACGGCGGAGCAATCCCTTCCTCCTCCAGACGGACTTCGAGTCCTTTCTTCACCTCAAAAAGAATTGGGCGGAGTACAAGAGGGATCACGGGATCGCCTGA
- a CDS encoding radical SAM protein produces the protein MRNGPIDVVLAVTYRCNARCIMCSIWKHPSTDDLRPEEYRFLPDSLRYVNLSGGEPFLRDDLPEIVRVVKERVPRAKTIISTNGFLTGRIAERMPEILKADPSIGVGISIDGMGATHDRVRGIPGGFDKCMNTLETLKSLGMTNLRLAFTVVRENVEELGAVYALTKKLGIQFTLAVAQDSPHYFRADEDHSVHADKLREHLGPLAEDLLRSAGPKNWLRAFFAHGLFRYAAGAGRPFVCNAGSDFFFVGPNGNIYPCNILDDVMGNVRESSFDEIWNSERAETIRRKVRACDLRCWMICTARADMKRNAPRVLSWIARNKAAAHAGRFHLRLPEGEKG, from the coding sequence ATGCGGAACGGCCCGATCGACGTGGTGCTGGCGGTCACCTACCGCTGCAACGCCCGCTGCATCATGTGCAGCATCTGGAAGCACCCATCCACCGACGACCTCCGCCCGGAGGAGTACCGTTTTCTCCCGGATTCACTTCGTTACGTGAACCTCTCCGGCGGCGAGCCCTTCCTGCGCGACGACCTCCCGGAGATCGTTCGCGTCGTGAAGGAGAGGGTGCCGCGCGCCAAAACGATCATCTCCACCAACGGGTTCCTCACCGGCCGGATCGCGGAGAGGATGCCGGAGATCCTGAAGGCCGACCCGTCCATCGGCGTGGGGATTTCCATCGACGGGATGGGCGCGACCCACGATCGGGTGCGCGGCATCCCGGGCGGTTTCGACAAGTGCATGAATACGTTGGAAACGCTGAAGTCCCTCGGCATGACCAACCTCCGCCTCGCCTTCACGGTGGTGCGGGAGAACGTGGAGGAGCTGGGCGCGGTGTACGCCCTGACGAAGAAGCTGGGGATCCAGTTCACGCTCGCGGTGGCGCAGGACTCGCCCCACTACTTCCGCGCCGACGAGGACCACAGCGTCCACGCCGACAAGCTGCGGGAGCACCTCGGCCCCCTCGCGGAGGACCTGCTCCGATCGGCCGGCCCCAAGAACTGGCTTCGCGCCTTCTTCGCGCACGGCCTCTTCCGCTACGCCGCCGGCGCCGGCCGCCCATTCGTCTGCAACGCCGGATCGGACTTCTTCTTCGTCGGACCCAACGGGAACATTTATCCCTGTAATATTCTGGACGACGTGATGGGGAACGTGCGCGAGTCCTCCTTCGACGAGATCTGGAACTCCGAAAGGGCCGAGACGATCCGGCGAAAGGTGCGCGCCTGCGACCTCCGCTGCTGGATGATCTGCACCGCCCGGGCGGATATGAAGCGGAACGCGCCCCGCGTGCTCTCCTGGATCGCCCGGAACAAGGCGGCCGCCCACGCCGGGCGCTTCCACCTCCGGCTGCCGGAAGGGGAGAAAGGATGA
- a CDS encoding radical SAM protein: MAKERRGRGDADRRAILNDERIYGGAEYRSGDLRVVFAYPNRYGVGMSNLGYQSILARARASELVEADRLFAPEGEGAPLRTLDGDRPAADAHLLAFSVSFENDYVHLLRTLRAAGLPLRREERDERAPLVAVGGAITFLNPEPLRPFVDLFFLGEGEELFPEYLDLLREDRAAPRRDHLERAARVPGVYAPAILPGGGGAPRRAYGRFTEDPPATSILTPRAEFRDTLLVEISRGCPRGCRYCSMRALSPEYRTVPAERVVALADRYAAEDRKRGRAPLRRIGLVSAAFFDHPGADRMIDALADRGFLVTVSSLRVERTGEGALRRLRESGLRTLTVAPEAATDRLRRVIGRPPSEEEILAGVDRAARAGFRSLRLYFMVGLPTETEEDREAIAPLVRIIASRFRAAGGGEIAVSLHPFVPKPRTPFQWSAMTRPESMRAILARLRSRLAGFPVKAPAPKEVYMEGLLARTGEEAGLFLERLAEGLPWRRAAAEAGIDLEETLFTDRPAGAGFPWEGAERDPAAERRLREWTRAVGAKGTGE; the protein is encoded by the coding sequence ATGGCGAAGGAGCGGCGCGGGAGGGGAGACGCGGACCGGCGGGCGATCCTGAATGACGAAAGGATCTACGGCGGCGCGGAATACCGGAGCGGCGATCTGCGGGTCGTCTTCGCCTATCCGAATCGTTACGGCGTGGGGATGTCGAACCTGGGGTACCAGTCGATCCTCGCCCGTGCGCGGGCGTCGGAACTGGTCGAGGCGGATCGTCTCTTCGCGCCCGAAGGAGAGGGCGCGCCGCTTCGCACGCTGGACGGCGACCGCCCCGCCGCGGACGCCCACCTTCTCGCCTTCTCGGTCAGCTTCGAGAACGACTACGTTCATCTTCTTCGCACGCTTCGCGCCGCGGGTCTCCCCCTCCGCCGGGAGGAGAGGGACGAGCGCGCCCCGCTCGTCGCCGTGGGGGGCGCGATCACCTTCCTCAACCCGGAGCCCCTCCGTCCCTTCGTCGATCTTTTTTTTCTCGGCGAGGGAGAGGAGCTTTTTCCGGAGTACCTCGATCTTCTGCGGGAGGACCGCGCCGCGCCGCGCCGGGACCATCTGGAGAGGGCGGCGCGCGTCCCCGGCGTTTACGCGCCGGCGATCCTTCCCGGTGGCGGGGGCGCGCCGCGCCGCGCCTACGGCCGCTTCACCGAGGACCCGCCGGCGACGTCGATCCTGACTCCTCGCGCCGAGTTTCGCGACACCCTTCTCGTGGAGATCAGCCGCGGTTGTCCGCGGGGCTGCCGTTACTGTTCCATGCGCGCCCTCTCGCCGGAGTACCGCACCGTGCCCGCGGAGCGTGTCGTCGCCCTCGCCGATCGCTACGCCGCCGAGGATCGGAAACGGGGGAGGGCGCCGCTCCGCCGGATCGGTTTGGTGAGCGCCGCTTTTTTCGACCACCCCGGCGCGGATCGGATGATCGATGCATTGGCGGACCGGGGCTTCCTGGTCACCGTCTCGTCGCTGCGTGTGGAGAGAACAGGCGAGGGGGCGCTCCGCCGGCTTCGGGAGAGCGGGCTCCGCACCCTGACCGTCGCGCCGGAGGCGGCGACGGACCGTCTCCGGCGCGTCATCGGCCGCCCCCCCTCGGAGGAGGAGATCCTCGCCGGCGTCGATCGCGCGGCCCGCGCCGGGTTTCGTTCCCTCCGTCTCTATTTCATGGTCGGGTTGCCGACCGAGACCGAGGAGGACCGCGAGGCGATCGCTCCCCTGGTTCGGATCATCGCGAGCCGTTTCCGAGCCGCCGGCGGCGGGGAGATCGCGGTCTCGCTTCATCCTTTCGTCCCCAAGCCGCGCACCCCTTTCCAGTGGAGCGCCATGACGCGGCCCGAGTCGATGCGGGCGATTCTCGCCCGGCTCCGCTCCCGGCTCGCCGGTTTCCCGGTCAAGGCGCCTGCGCCGAAGGAAGTCTATATGGAAGGCTTGCTCGCCCGGACGGGTGAGGAGGCGGGGCTTTTCCTGGAGCGCCTCGCCGAAGGGCTTCCCTGGCGGCGCGCCGCCGCCGAGGCGGGGATCGACTTGGAGGAGACCCTCTTCACCGACCGGCCGGCGGGCGCGGGCTTCCCCTGGGAAGGGGCGGAGCGGGACCCCGCCGCGGAGAGGCGCCTTCGGGAGTGGACGCGCGCCGTCGGCGCGAAGGGAACAGGGGAATGA